A single genomic interval of Lysobacter avium harbors:
- a CDS encoding DNA/RNA non-specific endonuclease, with product MSLTPSLNLPSPAQPWGSFLRGLPCPLRPDSGDGARLDKRILAADPAEVSFDLDKASVRNQDVRESGANTTYTATADMTIAAPDGSSTSVPVRYEVTLRNENARPEQMRAVNPFDPATIPDRTRIEIHGKDYAGTALEPAFSALAKANGLASISDLRLSLEMLDKGKLRVMSGSERLFDAPRDGGPSSYPADRQDFTRHTTLLADPTGSELGGYSRMLLTGKVPDSTVVLAETVNGNEIHGTVTEAGSGEVNDITWTLDAEGRPASAEATLTWEPSSRGRASDRIEVNAQSGFRKDNDMKGTPDDVGHIIAYRFANGHGPVNMFPQFGLFNRGAYARLEQEWGDWLAKGMEVSIEVELVGGTSQRPDEVHVDYKVIDPDSGAVVDDPSLIAFANADGQAFDAIAGAGMDEMIDRATA from the coding sequence ATGTCGCTCACTCCCAGCCTGAATCTCCCGTCGCCCGCGCAACCCTGGGGCAGCTTCCTGCGCGGATTGCCGTGCCCGCTCCGGCCCGACAGCGGCGACGGTGCGCGGCTGGACAAGCGCATCCTCGCGGCCGACCCGGCCGAGGTGAGCTTCGATCTGGACAAGGCGTCGGTGCGCAACCAGGACGTCAGGGAAAGCGGCGCCAATACCACCTACACGGCCACGGCCGACATGACGATCGCAGCGCCGGACGGCAGCAGCACGAGCGTTCCGGTGCGCTACGAAGTGACCCTCCGCAACGAGAACGCGAGGCCCGAACAGATGCGCGCGGTGAATCCGTTTGATCCCGCCACGATTCCCGACCGGACCCGGATCGAAATCCACGGCAAGGACTACGCCGGCACCGCGCTGGAGCCGGCTTTCAGCGCACTGGCCAAGGCCAACGGGCTGGCGTCCATTAGCGACCTGCGCCTGTCGCTGGAGATGCTCGACAAGGGCAAGCTGCGGGTCATGAGCGGATCGGAGCGGCTGTTTGACGCCCCGCGCGACGGCGGGCCGTCTTCCTACCCCGCCGACCGCCAGGACTTTACCCGCCACACGACCCTGCTCGCCGATCCAACGGGCAGCGAGCTGGGCGGCTACTCGCGCATGCTCTTGACCGGCAAGGTTCCCGACTCGACGGTGGTACTCGCCGAGACGGTCAACGGCAACGAGATCCACGGCACCGTGACCGAGGCCGGATCCGGCGAGGTCAACGACATCACCTGGACGCTGGACGCTGAAGGACGTCCGGCCTCCGCCGAAGCCACCCTGACCTGGGAGCCGAGCAGCCGGGGACGCGCGTCCGACCGGATCGAGGTCAACGCGCAGAGCGGCTTCCGCAAGGACAACGACATGAAGGGCACGCCGGACGACGTGGGGCACATCATCGCCTACCGCTTCGCAAACGGGCACGGCCCGGTCAACATGTTTCCGCAGTTCGGCCTTTTCAACCGCGGTGCCTATGCGCGTCTGGAGCAGGAATGGGGCGACTGGCTGGCCAAGGGCATGGAGGTGTCGATCGAGGTGGAACTGGTCGGCGGCACGTCCCAGCGTCCCGACGAGGTCCACGTGGACTACAAGGTCATCGATCCCGACAGCGGCGCGGTGGTCGATGACCCGTCACTGATCGCTTTCGCCAACGCCGATGGCCAGGCCTTTGACGCGATCGCCGGTGCCGGCATGGACGAGATGATCGACAGAGCGACGGCCTGA
- a CDS encoding DUF2894 domain-containing protein, with translation MPTEAARSGAQGHPLPDERPRTNRVRDALISALQRRLDLADAAVAPLVQARLEELMQSRATEVAAPPATHAGSPTNADRSQRTLLGLSEYIQAREREVHSATSTDKERTTVSPPVVLEEFRQLWDRIRTESQLRAALAPIPDDAGPLHSSALLHRAMQLMADTSPGYLQHFLAYADALTWMERLQQAGMLDAAAGNPGAGASAKPRTRKRAKAKQPATKSSIGKVSGDA, from the coding sequence ATGCCGACTGAGGCTGCCCGCTCCGGTGCGCAGGGCCACCCGCTGCCCGATGAGCGCCCGCGCACCAACCGTGTGCGCGACGCGCTGATCTCCGCACTCCAGCGACGCCTGGACCTCGCAGACGCAGCGGTCGCACCACTGGTTCAGGCCAGGCTTGAGGAACTCATGCAGTCCCGGGCAACCGAGGTGGCTGCCCCGCCGGCGACACACGCGGGCTCGCCGACCAACGCAGACCGTTCGCAACGCACCCTGCTCGGGCTGTCCGAGTACATCCAGGCACGCGAACGAGAGGTCCACTCCGCCACCTCCACAGACAAGGAACGCACCACGGTGTCACCCCCGGTCGTGCTGGAAGAATTCCGCCAGCTCTGGGACCGCATCCGCACGGAAAGCCAGTTGCGGGCGGCACTGGCGCCGATCCCCGATGACGCAGGCCCGCTCCATTCCAGTGCCCTGCTCCACCGCGCGATGCAGCTTATGGCCGATACCTCGCCCGGCTACCTGCAGCACTTCCTCGCCTATGCCGATGCACTGACCTGGATGGAGCGCCTGCAACAGGCCGGCATGCTCGACGCCGCCGCCGGCAACCCGGGTGCGGGCGCGTCGGCGAAACCCCGCACACGCAAGCGCGCGAAAGCTAAGCAACCCGCAACAAAATCGTCCATCGGTAAAGTGTCAGGCGACGCTTAA
- a CDS encoding OmpA family protein, translated as MSDEIELESESTATTWAAFGDLMSVLLGAFVLILAGVIAMQVQLSNQLDETVRQREAEADRLKTLEQALAGPLAGGRVTVINGRIGISGSVLFALNSDRLQPEGRDLLQSLAAPLSEYLQSRDELLMVSGFTDDRPVLDSNMRFADNLDLSAARAMTVTRGLIAAGVPSRSVFAAAFGAEQPVSSNEDEAGRSKNRRVEIAPIPKPKTDAATDAD; from the coding sequence ATGAGCGACGAGATCGAGCTCGAATCCGAATCCACTGCAACGACGTGGGCGGCTTTCGGCGACCTGATGTCGGTGCTGCTCGGTGCGTTCGTGCTCATCCTGGCCGGCGTGATCGCAATGCAGGTCCAGCTGTCCAACCAGCTCGACGAGACCGTCAGGCAACGCGAGGCCGAGGCAGACCGGCTGAAAACGCTGGAGCAGGCCCTGGCCGGTCCGCTCGCCGGGGGCCGCGTGACGGTGATCAACGGCCGCATCGGCATCAGTGGCAGCGTGCTGTTCGCGCTCAATTCGGACCGTCTGCAGCCGGAGGGGCGCGACCTGCTGCAGAGCCTGGCTGCACCGCTCTCGGAGTACCTGCAATCGCGCGACGAGCTCCTCATGGTCAGCGGCTTCACCGACGACCGGCCGGTGCTGGACAGCAACATGCGCTTCGCCGACAACCTGGACCTGTCCGCGGCGCGCGCAATGACGGTTACCCGTGGCCTGATTGCCGCTGGCGTGCCGTCGCGATCGGTGTTTGCCGCCGCGTTCGGCGCGGAGCAGCCGGTGAGCTCCAACGAGGACGAAGCCGGGCGGTCGAAGAACCGGCGGGTGGAAATTGCGCCGATCCCGAAGCCTAAAACCGACGCGGCCACGGATGCCGACTGA
- a CDS encoding DUF802 domain-containing protein: protein MHKNALYVVIFLVGLIAVAWIGAGYIGSNLPALAVTAVIGAFYVAGALELHRYRQATVTLMTATDDAAAALSDLSGWLQRLHHSLRNAVRLRVEGERVALPAPALTPYLVGLLVLLGMLGTLLGMMATLRGTGLALAGATDLEAIRGSLGAPVSGLAFAFGTSIAGVAASSMLGLLSALCRRERVHAVQQLDLQLASTLRPYSHAHQREETFRLLQQQTGLMPTLIERLDTLSTNLQQLQQSSGERLSASQDEFHSRTDAHHARMAANLEQSLKAGLEESARSIGAVLSPMIESTMTNLAQENAALQASVTDAVQRQLDGVSASLQTATSAAADTWQSAAAGQQRANDGLVHALQGSLEQFTAGFEQQTSTALQAVSARLDLSAERSADAWDAALSRQRELSEQLAASNQQAMASAAATYDERAAALIEAMRKAHDDSEAALQSRDQQRVAQWSDALSAVNDSLENRWRESSNEAVNRQKDICDTLGRTAAQMAAQAQAQAQETIAEVARLMQTAAEAPRVAAEVIAELRQSISDSLVRDNAMLAERNQLLATLETLLDDVNHASTEQRTSVDALVSTSADLLERVGTRFSEQIDAQTGTLGAAAAQVSGGAVEVASLAEVLGAVVEQFGSATDALGGRLEQIEAALETSLARSDEQLAYYVAQAREVIDLSMLSQKQIIGELQQLAGTPGTPAHGKTPA, encoded by the coding sequence ATGCACAAAAACGCGCTTTACGTCGTCATCTTCCTGGTGGGCCTGATCGCCGTTGCGTGGATTGGCGCAGGCTACATCGGCTCCAACCTGCCCGCGCTCGCGGTCACCGCGGTGATCGGCGCGTTCTACGTCGCCGGCGCGCTGGAGCTGCATCGCTACCGGCAGGCCACCGTCACATTGATGACTGCCACAGACGATGCGGCCGCCGCGTTGTCCGACCTGTCCGGCTGGCTGCAGCGGTTGCACCACAGCCTGCGCAATGCCGTACGCCTGCGCGTGGAAGGCGAGCGCGTCGCGCTGCCGGCACCGGCGCTGACCCCGTACCTGGTGGGTCTGCTGGTGCTGCTCGGCATGCTCGGCACCCTGCTGGGGATGATGGCGACACTGCGCGGCACCGGACTGGCGCTGGCGGGAGCGACCGATCTGGAGGCGATCCGCGGGTCGCTGGGCGCTCCGGTCAGCGGCCTGGCGTTTGCCTTCGGCACCTCGATCGCGGGTGTTGCCGCCTCCTCGATGCTGGGCTTGCTGTCGGCGCTGTGCCGCCGCGAGCGGGTCCATGCGGTGCAGCAGCTCGACCTGCAACTGGCGAGCACGCTGCGTCCCTACTCGCACGCCCACCAGCGCGAGGAGACGTTTCGCCTGCTGCAACAGCAAACAGGCCTGATGCCGACGCTGATCGAGCGCCTGGACACCTTGAGCACCAACCTGCAGCAGTTGCAGCAATCCAGCGGCGAGCGCCTGTCGGCCAGCCAGGACGAGTTCCACAGCCGCACCGATGCGCATCACGCGCGAATGGCGGCAAATCTGGAGCAGTCGCTGAAAGCCGGCTTGGAGGAAAGTGCGCGGAGTATCGGCGCCGTGCTGTCGCCGATGATCGAGAGCACGATGACAAACCTCGCGCAGGAAAATGCCGCGCTGCAGGCGTCGGTCACCGATGCGGTGCAGCGGCAGCTGGACGGTGTGTCCGCCAGCCTGCAAACGGCAACCTCGGCAGCCGCCGACACATGGCAGAGCGCCGCTGCCGGCCAACAACGTGCCAACGACGGCCTTGTGCACGCGCTGCAGGGTTCGCTGGAGCAGTTCACGGCCGGGTTCGAGCAACAAACGAGCACCGCGCTTCAGGCCGTTTCCGCGAGACTCGACCTGAGCGCCGAGCGCAGCGCCGACGCCTGGGACGCGGCGCTGTCGCGCCAGCGAGAGCTCAGCGAACAGCTCGCGGCGAGCAATCAGCAGGCCATGGCGTCGGCCGCTGCTACCTACGACGAGCGTGCAGCGGCGCTGATCGAGGCAATGCGCAAGGCGCACGACGACTCCGAGGCAGCGCTGCAATCCCGTGACCAGCAGCGCGTGGCGCAGTGGTCGGATGCGCTCTCCGCTGTGAACGACAGCCTGGAGAACCGTTGGCGCGAAAGCAGCAATGAAGCAGTAAACCGGCAGAAGGACATCTGCGACACCCTCGGCCGCACGGCTGCACAGATGGCCGCGCAGGCGCAGGCGCAGGCGCAGGAGACGATTGCCGAAGTGGCGCGCCTGATGCAGACCGCCGCCGAGGCGCCGCGGGTGGCCGCCGAGGTCATCGCCGAACTTCGCCAGAGCATTTCCGACAGCCTCGTGCGCGACAACGCGATGCTCGCGGAGCGCAACCAGCTGCTGGCGACGCTGGAAACCCTGCTGGACGACGTCAACCACGCCTCGACCGAGCAGCGCACGTCGGTGGATGCGCTGGTCAGCACCTCGGCCGATCTGCTGGAACGCGTCGGCACCCGTTTCAGCGAGCAGATCGACGCCCAGACCGGCACGCTCGGTGCCGCGGCCGCCCAGGTCAGTGGCGGCGCGGTGGAAGTTGCGAGCCTGGCCGAGGTGCTGGGCGCGGTGGTCGAGCAATTCGGCTCCGCAACCGACGCGCTGGGCGGGCGCCTGGAGCAGATCGAGGCGGCACTGGAAACCTCATTGGCCCGCAGCGACGAGCAACTGGCCTATTACGTGGCGCAGGCGCGGGAGGTGATCGACCTGAGCATGCTCTCGCAGAAGCAGATCATCGGTGAACTTCAGCAACTCGCGGGCACGCCAGGCACGCCCGCCCACGGCAAGACCCCGGCATGA
- a CDS encoding DUF3348 domain-containing protein: MAKALQRTPLQGPAFIRLLAGLTSAAPAASSTSLSERLSEWLDWTRAVALSRALDGRRSAHDVASSASGDDHHEECKRVRAVLVARIHAMTEPASAPPRSATAVAKDEPALEFGPLRERYRDLQQSMQAEVGRLRGHLRDMLASGSADMARLAEVDAVMELTLTPREHALLGSVQALLAEHFERLRDAAVESRDSLLPSTQAPEDAAWLGRFRQDMGDVLLAELDIRFQPVEGLLSALRNQ; encoded by the coding sequence ATGGCCAAGGCACTTCAACGGACTCCGCTCCAGGGCCCGGCGTTCATTCGCCTGCTGGCGGGTCTCACCAGCGCAGCGCCCGCCGCGAGCAGCACATCCCTTTCCGAGCGTCTCAGCGAATGGCTGGACTGGACCCGTGCCGTGGCGCTGTCGAGGGCGCTGGACGGCCGCCGGTCGGCTCACGATGTCGCCTCGAGCGCTTCCGGCGACGACCACCACGAGGAATGCAAACGGGTTCGCGCGGTCCTGGTCGCGCGCATCCATGCGATGACCGAGCCCGCGTCGGCGCCCCCGCGGAGCGCGACGGCCGTCGCCAAGGATGAGCCGGCTCTAGAGTTCGGCCCGCTCCGTGAGCGTTACCGCGACCTGCAACAGTCGATGCAGGCCGAAGTCGGGCGGCTGCGCGGGCACCTGCGTGACATGCTCGCGTCCGGATCCGCCGACATGGCGCGTCTGGCGGAGGTGGACGCAGTGATGGAACTGACCCTGACCCCGCGCGAGCACGCATTGCTCGGGTCGGTTCAGGCGCTGCTTGCAGAGCACTTTGAACGCCTGCGAGACGCCGCCGTGGAGTCGCGCGACTCGCTCCTCCCATCGACCCAGGCTCCGGAAGACGCTGCGTGGCTGGGTCGCTTCCGCCAGGACATGGGCGACGTCCTTCTGGCCGAGCTCGACATCCGTTTTCAACCCGTCGAAGGGCTGCTGTCCGCCCTTCGCAACCAATAG
- a CDS encoding mechanosensitive ion channel family protein, producing the protein MSDWLNKHIPIWIDALSHPGLWWQALAVVAAMVLAWAVDRRYDAWLRGYLKTGDHTRAGLVALAASRRLAFPAALSLVLVVEWGVFKQLELRHALLWVALSLSFALLLVRLAVYLLSGALKPGSLLSASENFIVAVVWVGVALHLINWLPNVLAALDSAAITVGTTRVSALLVLRAVAVAALVMVMSLWISRLLERKVRDSQHLSPSAQVGINKVIKLLLLIFGTVVALQVLGVNLAALAVIGGTLGLGIGLGLQRIVSNFISGFILLVDGSIKPGNVITVEDQSGTRYGWVHELRSRYIVIRDRDGVDTLMPNENLIINPVINWSYGGESIRLKLPIQISYADDPELAMKLLEESANGQDRVLTDPAPVARLLGFGENGIDLDLRVWVTSPELGINNVRSDINLAIWRAFKAHGITRPLPQRELRMLEDQAD; encoded by the coding sequence ATGAGTGACTGGTTGAACAAGCACATCCCGATCTGGATCGACGCCCTGTCGCACCCCGGGCTCTGGTGGCAGGCGCTGGCGGTCGTGGCCGCGATGGTGCTGGCCTGGGCGGTGGACCGGCGCTATGACGCCTGGTTGCGTGGCTACCTGAAGACCGGGGACCACACGCGCGCCGGGCTGGTCGCTCTGGCAGCCAGCCGGCGCCTGGCGTTCCCGGCCGCGCTCTCGCTCGTGCTGGTGGTCGAGTGGGGGGTGTTCAAGCAGCTGGAGCTGCGCCACGCCTTGCTGTGGGTTGCGCTCAGCCTGTCGTTTGCGCTGCTTCTGGTGCGGCTGGCGGTGTACCTGCTGTCGGGCGCGCTGAAGCCGGGCTCGCTGCTGTCCGCCTCGGAGAATTTCATCGTCGCGGTGGTCTGGGTCGGCGTCGCGCTGCACCTGATCAACTGGCTTCCCAATGTGCTGGCAGCGTTGGACTCGGCGGCAATAACGGTCGGAACCACGCGCGTGTCGGCTTTGCTGGTGCTGCGCGCGGTGGCGGTCGCGGCGCTGGTGATGGTAATGAGCCTGTGGATCTCGCGCCTGCTGGAACGCAAGGTGCGCGATTCACAGCACCTGTCGCCCAGTGCGCAGGTGGGCATCAACAAGGTGATCAAGCTGCTGCTGTTGATCTTCGGCACCGTGGTCGCGTTGCAGGTGCTGGGGGTCAACCTGGCGGCACTGGCCGTTATCGGCGGCACGCTCGGCTTGGGCATCGGGCTCGGCCTGCAGCGCATCGTCAGCAACTTCATCTCCGGCTTCATCCTGCTGGTGGACGGCTCGATCAAGCCCGGCAACGTGATCACGGTGGAGGACCAGTCGGGCACCCGCTACGGCTGGGTCCATGAATTGCGCTCGCGCTACATCGTCATCCGCGACCGCGACGGCGTGGACACGCTGATGCCCAACGAGAACCTGATCATCAACCCGGTAATCAACTGGAGCTATGGCGGCGAGAGCATCCGGCTGAAACTGCCGATCCAGATCAGCTATGCCGATGATCCGGAACTGGCGATGAAACTGCTGGAGGAGTCGGCCAACGGGCAGGATCGCGTTCTCACCGACCCTGCGCCGGTTGCCCGCCTGCTGGGTTTCGGCGAAAACGGCATCGACCTCGATCTGCGCGTCTGGGTCACATCGCCGGAGCTGGGGATCAACAACGTCCGCTCCGACATCAACCTGGCGATCTGGCGTGCGTTCAAGGCCCATGGGATCACCCGGCCGCTGCCGCAACGCGAGCTGCGCATGCTGGAGGACCAGGCAGACTAG
- a CDS encoding glutathione S-transferase N-terminal domain-containing protein — MAELSDFPITTRWPARHPERIQLYSMPTPNGVKASIMLEETGLDYEVHLVDITTGQSHTPEFLSLNPNGKIPAIIDPDGPGGKPLGLFESGAILMYLAQKSGRFLPADAALRWQTIQWVFFQVGSIGPMFGQLGYFHKFAGKDIEDPRPLQRYVAESRRLLGVLDTQLEGRTWLVGHEYTIADIATLGWVNSLVDFYGARELTGYADFTHVQDWLERGLARNAVQRGLQIPPAP; from the coding sequence ATGGCAGAGCTATCCGACTTCCCGATCACGACGCGCTGGCCGGCGCGCCATCCCGAGCGGATCCAGCTCTATTCGATGCCGACGCCCAACGGGGTCAAGGCCTCGATCATGCTGGAAGAGACCGGGCTGGACTACGAGGTCCATCTGGTCGACATCACCACCGGCCAGAGCCACACGCCCGAGTTCCTGTCGCTCAATCCCAACGGCAAGATCCCCGCGATCATCGACCCTGACGGTCCCGGTGGCAAACCACTTGGCCTGTTCGAGTCCGGAGCCATCCTGATGTACCTGGCGCAGAAGAGCGGTCGCTTTCTCCCCGCCGATGCCGCGCTGCGCTGGCAGACGATCCAGTGGGTGTTCTTCCAGGTCGGGTCGATCGGACCGATGTTCGGCCAGCTCGGCTACTTCCATAAATTCGCCGGCAAGGACATCGAGGATCCGCGTCCATTGCAGCGCTACGTCGCCGAATCCAGGCGCCTGTTGGGCGTGCTGGATACCCAGCTGGAGGGTCGGACGTGGCTGGTGGGTCACGAGTACACGATCGCCGATATCGCCACGCTTGGATGGGTCAACAGTCTGGTCGATTTCTACGGCGCCAGAGAGCTCACGGGGTATGCCGACTTCACTCATGTGCAGGACTGGCTGGAACGCGGTCTGGCGCGTAACGCCGTGCAGCGCGGACTTCAGATCCCGCCGGCCCCATAG